In a single window of the Solea senegalensis isolate Sse05_10M linkage group LG1, IFAPA_SoseM_1, whole genome shotgun sequence genome:
- the LOC122773592 gene encoding chemokine XC receptor 1-like, with amino-acid sequence MNNYTMSNGGLSMRDGPIYLCDLFDFSTITGVFFILVFILSVIVNVLLLFVIFTYETLTNVTNLFVLNLAFSDLVFTSTLPFVATYYLHHWVFGDFLCKFVIAAYFVGLYSSVILLTAMTVDRFIIVVLHKWPNNYVRRQRCAVVVCVAAWCISIGTSFVEAINVKATYQQDTTMTCESISQDDGFKLGAILQLSLLFLLPFAIIVFCYCAILKTVLQCSNRKKYRTVVVVFCIVAAFFICWGPYNVMVLFDGFETYEKCNVQQSFHIAYHICLILAYSHCCMNPLLYLLSQKLRKHLLHILPCQVLRNKEEERGPTTVIQTAPQSSAVILEMQAQ; translated from the coding sequence ATGAACAACTACACTATGAGCAATGGAGGGCTGAGCATGAGGGATGGGCCGATATATTTGTGTGACTTGTTTGACTTTTCAACCATCActggtgtgtttttcattttggtcTTCATCCTCAGTGTCATAGTGAATGTCCTCCTCCTGTTCGTCATTTTTACTTACGAGACCCtgacaaatgtcacaaatctcTTTGTCCTGAACTTGGCATTCTCTGATTTGGTCTTCACCTCCACACTTCCTTTCGTGGCCACCTATTATCTGCACCACTGGGTATTTGGGGATTTTCTGTGCAAATTTGTAATTGCTGCGTACTTTGTTGGTTTGTACAGTAGTGTCATTCTGCTGACTGCCATGACTGTGGATCGTTTCATTATCGTGGTGCTTCACAAATGGCCAAACAACTATGTGAGAAGGCAGAGGTGTGCGGTCGTAGTATGTGTAGCTGCATGGTGCATCAGCATCGGCACGTCCTTTGTTGAGGCTATCAATGTGAAGGCAACATATCAGCAGGATACAACAATGACATGTGAGTCTATCTCTCAAGACGATGGTTTCAAGCTGGGAGCCATTCTCCAGCTGTCACTGCTTTTCCTCCTCCCATTTGCCATCATTGTTTTCTGTTATTGTGCCATCCTCAAGACAGTTTTGCAGTGTTCAAACCGGAAAAAATACAGGACAGTAGTGGTGGTATTTTGTATCGTTGCAGCGTTCTTCATCTGCTGGGGCCCTTATAATGTTATGGTTTTGTTTGACGGGTTTGAAACCTACGAAAAATGTAATGTACAGCAAAGCTTCCACATTGCCTATCATATTTGTCTGATCCTTGCGTATTCTCACTGCTGCATGAATCCTCTGCTTTACTTGCTCTCACAAAAGTTGCGGAAACATCTGTTGCATATTTTACCCTGTCAAGTGTTGAGAaataaggaggaggagagagggccGACAACTGTTATTCAGACTGCACCACAGAGTTCTGCTGTTATACTGGAAATGCAAGCCCAATAG